One Brassica napus cultivar Da-Ae chromosome A5, Da-Ae, whole genome shotgun sequence DNA window includes the following coding sequences:
- the LOC106450970 gene encoding uncharacterized protein LOC106450970 — MGKKHDLSINSLSYHSTEDEEDKSCKNSLFFGLFDDSESTRLRSGSMKRQYSDMGDIYHRVYEERHDDVNYGDGDDEGSKVDMRVLMLLEYMRELYVGQLQVLKKMFPGGAKDEFLGFFTKIGDAMSQFKKDSRPLTKSKTMQRSLSVNLGSTELRDKRFKVTTVEAGGAPAGGAGGAAGGAGTSGAAGGGKGGSAAGQGQPKK, encoded by the coding sequence ATGGGGAAGAAACATGATCTTAGCATCAACTCTCTGAGTTATCATTCCacagaagacgaagaagacaaAAGCTGCAAGAACAGTCTCTTCTTCGGATTGTTCGATGATTCTGAATCCACGAGGCTAAGAAGTGGAAGCATGAAGAGACAATACAGCGACATGGGAGATATCTACCACAGAGTTTATGAAGAACGTCATGATGATGTTAACtatggtgatggtgatgatgaaggATCCAAGGTGGACATGAGAGTCTTGATGTTACTAGAGTATATGAGAGAGCTTTATGTGGGGCAGCTTCAGGTTCTGAAGAAGATGTTTCCAGGTGGAGCCAAAGACGAGTTTCTTGGTTTCTTTACCAAGATCGGAGACGCTATGTCTCAGTTTAAAAAAGATTCTCGTCCTCTTACAAAGTCAAAGACTATGCAAAGGAGTCTAAGTGTCAATTTGGGCTCAACAGAGTTAAGAGATAAAAGGTTTAAAGTTACCACGGTTGAAGCCGGAGGTGCTCCCGCCGGTGGAGCTGGTGGTGCTGCCGGTGGTGCTGGAACTAGCGGTGCTGCTGGAGGAGGTAAAGGTGGCTCGGCAGCTGGTCAAGGCCAGCCTAAGAAATAG